ACGGTGGGCCGCAGGTAGCTGCCGGCCGCGAGCGCGGGGTCGGTGGGCCGCGCCCCGCCGGCCCTCAGGGTGCCGCCGGCAGCGAGGCCGTCGGCGATGAAGCGCTCGACGGCGTCGCGGTGGGAGGCGGTGATGAGCGGCCCGAGCTGGGTGCCCTCGGCACGTGGGTGCCCGACCCGCAGCGCGTCGGCGCGCTCGGCGACGCGCGCCACGACCTCGTCGTAGACGCTGTCGTGCACGAACAGGCGCGAGCCCGCGATGCACGACTGCCCCTGGGAGCTGAAGATCCCGTAGAGGATGCCGTTGACGGCGACGTCGAGGTCGGCGTCCGGGAGCACGATGGTGGGCGACTTCCCGCCGAGCTCGAGCGAGGTCGTCTTGAGCAGCCGCGCCGCCGTGGCCGCGAGCTCGCGTCCGGTGTCGGTGCCGCCGGTGAACGAGAGGTGGCCGATGCCGGGGTGCTCGACGATCGCCTGTCCGACCGTCCGGCCGGGGCCGGGCAGCACGCTCACCAGGCCCTCCGGGATGCCGGCCTCGAGCAGCAGTGCGCCGAGCTCGAGGGCCAGCAGCGGCGTCCACGCCGCCGGCTTGAGGACGACGGCGTTGCCGGCGGCGAGCGCAGGCGCGACCTTCTGGGCATCGGAGGCGATCGGGCTGTTCCACGGCGTGATCGCACCGACCACGCCGATCGGCTCGTGCACGGAGAAGCTCAGGTAGTCGCCACGCGACGGCGGGATGGAGCCCTCCTGGGTCTCGAG
This genomic interval from Nocardioides kongjuensis contains the following:
- a CDS encoding aldehyde dehydrogenase, whose product is MSERLAPEGRILVGGEWVEGSGAEIVATDPADGTTVATLAGAVPADVDRAVRRGEAARSAAAWRTMLPHQRARYLARTAELIEDRSEELALLQSRDNGKPLAETRALVASAAGTFRYVAALLETQEGSIPPSRGDYLSFSVHEPIGVVGAITPWNSPIASDAQKVAPALAAGNAVVLKPAAWTPLLALELGALLLEAGIPEGLVSVLPGPGRTVGQAIVEHPGIGHLSFTGGTDTGRELAATAARLLKTTSLELGGKSPTIVLPDADLDVAVNGILYGIFSSQGQSCIAGSRLFVHDSVYDEVVARVAERADALRVGHPRAEGTQLGPLITASHRDAVERFIADGLAAGGTLRAGGARPTDPALAAGSYLRPTVIDGLRADASIVREEIFGPVLVALRWRDEEELVEAANDTSYGLACGIWTRDFARAWRIARAIDAGTVWVNTYKQLSIATPFGGMKDSGSTREKGLGAIRAYQRQKSIYLGTSGPIAWAD